GACGCAGTAAGACCATGGTTGTGATGTGGGTGAATCTGGCCAGTGTGTCAGTCAACATCGTTCTGGATTACTGGTTGATTTTTGGTGCAGGCCCGATTCCCGAGATGGGAATCAAGGGAGCTGCCATTGCTACTGTTTTAGCAAATGTTTGCACGGTCATTTTTTACGCGGTAATCATCTTTGTAAATCATGAAGCAAAAGAATATGGGTTATTTAATAATTGTCGCTGGAATCAAGACTTATTTAAACGATTGATTCGCTATGGATTTCCGAATGGGATGCTCTACTTTGTCGATGTCGTTGGTTTCACATTATTCATCGTATTAGTTGGTCGAATTGGAAAGACCGAACTGGCGGCTACCACTATTGCCTTTAATCTCAACTCCTTAGCGTTTATCCCCATGATGGGGGTCGGGACAGCTGTGATGACGTTAGTGGGGACGAGAATTGGTGAACGCAGGCCTCAATTGGCGGTGACCACGACATGGAAAGCCTATGCGGTTTCAGCGGCATATATGTTGCTTTTCGCAGTCATCTATGTCGGGTTACCCGAGTTACTACTAAGACCTTACGAACCGAAAGTGGTCACGGATGAGTTTTTGGAAGTCAAGAAGATGGTCATTGTCTTGTTACGATTTGCCGCTTTGTTTTCATTTTTCGATGCGATGGCTGTGATTTTTGGTTCCGCAATTCGAGGAGCCGGAGATACCCGCTTCTGCTTGTATTATTCACTTGTGACCGGCTGGGGAATCATGGTCATTCCTACATTTTTCATCTGGATGTATTCAGACGAAAAACTATTTTACAGTTGGGCTGCTTGTACTTCTTATATAGGCGTACTGGGACTGGGATATCTAATTCGATTTCAGGCAGGGCATTGGAAGAAGATGAGGGTGATCGAAGATCACTTTGCGGACCCCATTTCTGAAGATAAAGAACATCCAGCTCAAAAAGCATTAACTTGAATGTCTAATGGTCTGGTCATCAATAGGCTTAGATTAGCGGCGGAGATTCCATTTCTCCGTCGCATATTTTTCTACGACCAACTGATTGATCTTGTCTAAGGGGAGTTCAGGTTCCGGTGCAGTGGCATTCCAGGTTTCAATGAAAGCCTCTTTCAGTTCTGGCAGGCTATGGGGGTAGTTTATAACGAACTCAAGGTGATCGCGCCCAGATCGATACTCTGGTTCTCGCTCCGGGCTGATCAGGTAGCGGGGAATACGATCAAGATCAAAGT
The Gimesia aquarii DNA segment above includes these coding regions:
- a CDS encoding MATE family efflux transporter, which encodes MGDPSLNTQDSLVRPGSLRELANVAVPLVLSCGSLSIMHVVDRIFLTWWSTDAVAAALPAGMIQWTAMSIAMGKATYVNTFVAQYEGAGQKQRVSESVWQGLYMALIWGGILLLGIPFAGTFFHWIGHVEAVQKLEVDYFSILCLASGPALVSTVLSCFYTGRSKTMVVMWVNLASVSVNIVLDYWLIFGAGPIPEMGIKGAAIATVLANVCTVIFYAVIIFVNHEAKEYGLFNNCRWNQDLFKRLIRYGFPNGMLYFVDVVGFTLFIVLVGRIGKTELAATTIAFNLNSLAFIPMMGVGTAVMTLVGTRIGERRPQLAVTTTWKAYAVSAAYMLLFAVIYVGLPELLLRPYEPKVVTDEFLEVKKMVIVLLRFAALFSFFDAMAVIFGSAIRGAGDTRFCLYYSLVTGWGIMVIPTFFIWMYSDEKLFYSWAACTSYIGVLGLGYLIRFQAGHWKKMRVIEDHFADPISEDKEHPAQKALT